The Chlorocebus sabaeus isolate Y175 chromosome 1, mChlSab1.0.hap1, whole genome shotgun sequence genome includes a region encoding these proteins:
- the FEZ1 gene encoding fasciculation and elongation protein zeta-1 isoform X1 — MEAPLVSLDEEFEDLRPCCSEDPEEKPRCFYGSSPHHLEDPSLSELENFSSEIISFKSMEDLVNEFDEKLNVCFRNYNAKTENLAPVKNQLQIQEEEETLQDEEVWDALTDNYIPSLSEDWRDPNIEALNGNCSDTEIHEKEEEEFNEKSENDSGINEEPLLTADQVIEEIEEMMQNSPDPEEEEEVLEEEDGGETSSQADSVLLQEMQALTQTFNNNWSYEGLRHMSGSELTELLDQVEGAIRDFSEELVQQLARRDELEFEKEVKNSFITVLIEVQNKQKEQRELMKKRRKEKGLSLQSSRIEKGNQMPLKRFSMEGISNILQSGIRQTFGSSGSDKQYLNTVIPYEKKASPPSVEDLQMLTNILFAMKEDNEKVPTLLTDYILKVLCPT; from the exons ATGGAGGCCCCACTGGTGAGTCTGGATGAAGAGTTTGAGGACCTTCGACCCTGCTGCTCGGAGGACCCGGAGGAGAAACCCCGGTGTTTCTATGGTTCATCTCCCCACCATCTCGAGGACCCCTCCCTCTCTGAGCTTGAGAATTTTTCTTCCGAAATAATCAGCTTCAAGTCCATGGAGGACCTCGTGAATGAATTTGATGAGAAGCTCAATGTCTGCTTTCGGAACTACAACGCCAAGACCGAGAACCTAGCTCCCGTGAAGAACCAGTTACAGAtccaagaggaggaggagacccTTCAGGACGAGGA GGTTTGGGATGCTCTGACAGACAATTACATCCCTTCACTGTCAGAAGACTGGAGGGATCCAAACATCGAGGCTCTGAATGGCAACTGCTCTGACACTGAG atccatgagaaagaagaggaagagttcAATGAGAAGAGCGAGAATGATTCTGGAATCAACGAGGAGCCTCTGCTCACAGCAGATCAG GTAATTGAGGAGATTGAGGAGATGATGCAGAACTCCCCAGaccctgaggaagaagaggaggttCTAGAAGAAGAGGATGGAGGAGAAACCTCCTCCCAGGCAGACTCGGTTCTCCTGCAGGAGATGCAGGCGTTGACACAGACCTTCAACAACAACTGGTCCTACGAAG GGCTGAGGCACATGTCTGGATCTGAGCTGACAGAGCTGCTGGACCAGGTGGAGGGTGCCATCCGCGACTTCTCGGAGGAGCTGGTGCAGCAGCTGGCCCGCCGGGACGAGCTGGAGTTTGAGAAGGAAGTGAAGAACTCCTTTATCACGGTGCTTATTGAGGTTCAGAACAAGCAGAAGGAGCAGCGAGAACTGATGAAAAAGAGGCGGAAAGAGAAAGGGCTGAGCCTGCAGAGCAGCCGGATAGAGAAGGGAAACCAGATGCCTCTCAAG CGCTTCAGCATGGAAGGGATCTCCAACATTCTGCAGAGTGGCATCCGCCAGACCTTTGGCTCCTCAGGAAGTGACAAACAG TATCTGAACACAGTCATTCCTTACGAGAAGAAGGCCTCTCCTCCCTCAGTGGAAGACCTGCAGATGCTGACAAACA TTCTCTTTGCCATGAAGGAGGATAATGAGAAGGTGCCTACTTTGCTAACGgactacattttaaaag TGCTCTGCCCGACCTAA
- the FEZ1 gene encoding fasciculation and elongation protein zeta-1 isoform X2: MEAPLVSLDEEFEDLRPCCSEDPEEKPRCFYGSSPHHLEDPSLSELENFSSEIISFKSMEDLVNEFDEKLNVCFRNYNAKTENLAPVKNQLQIQEEEETLQDEEVWDALTDNYIPSLSEDWRDPNIEALNGNCSDTEIHEKEEEEFNEKSENDSGINEEPLLTADQVIEEIEEMMQNSPDPEEEEEVLEEEDGGETSSQADSVLLQEMQALTQTFNNNWSYEGLRHMSGSELTELLDQVEGAIRDFSEELVQQLARRDELEFEKEVKNSFITVLIEVQNKQKEQRELMKKRRKEKGLSLQSSRIEKGNQMPLKRFSMEGISNILQSGIRQTFGSSGSDKQYLNTVIPYEKKASPPSVEDLQMLTNMLCPT; this comes from the exons ATGGAGGCCCCACTGGTGAGTCTGGATGAAGAGTTTGAGGACCTTCGACCCTGCTGCTCGGAGGACCCGGAGGAGAAACCCCGGTGTTTCTATGGTTCATCTCCCCACCATCTCGAGGACCCCTCCCTCTCTGAGCTTGAGAATTTTTCTTCCGAAATAATCAGCTTCAAGTCCATGGAGGACCTCGTGAATGAATTTGATGAGAAGCTCAATGTCTGCTTTCGGAACTACAACGCCAAGACCGAGAACCTAGCTCCCGTGAAGAACCAGTTACAGAtccaagaggaggaggagacccTTCAGGACGAGGA GGTTTGGGATGCTCTGACAGACAATTACATCCCTTCACTGTCAGAAGACTGGAGGGATCCAAACATCGAGGCTCTGAATGGCAACTGCTCTGACACTGAG atccatgagaaagaagaggaagagttcAATGAGAAGAGCGAGAATGATTCTGGAATCAACGAGGAGCCTCTGCTCACAGCAGATCAG GTAATTGAGGAGATTGAGGAGATGATGCAGAACTCCCCAGaccctgaggaagaagaggaggttCTAGAAGAAGAGGATGGAGGAGAAACCTCCTCCCAGGCAGACTCGGTTCTCCTGCAGGAGATGCAGGCGTTGACACAGACCTTCAACAACAACTGGTCCTACGAAG GGCTGAGGCACATGTCTGGATCTGAGCTGACAGAGCTGCTGGACCAGGTGGAGGGTGCCATCCGCGACTTCTCGGAGGAGCTGGTGCAGCAGCTGGCCCGCCGGGACGAGCTGGAGTTTGAGAAGGAAGTGAAGAACTCCTTTATCACGGTGCTTATTGAGGTTCAGAACAAGCAGAAGGAGCAGCGAGAACTGATGAAAAAGAGGCGGAAAGAGAAAGGGCTGAGCCTGCAGAGCAGCCGGATAGAGAAGGGAAACCAGATGCCTCTCAAG CGCTTCAGCATGGAAGGGATCTCCAACATTCTGCAGAGTGGCATCCGCCAGACCTTTGGCTCCTCAGGAAGTGACAAACAG TATCTGAACACAGTCATTCCTTACGAGAAGAAGGCCTCTCCTCCCTCAGTGGAAGACCTGCAGATGCTGACAAACA TGCTCTGCCCGACCTAA